From the Polynucleobacter acidiphobus genome, the window GAAGCGCATCCTGCTTTGCATCCTGGTCGCAGCGCCCATGTTTACTTAGGCGATCACGTGATTGGTTGGATTGGTGAGTTGCATCCAGCTTTACAGCAAGCCTATGAGCTGAGCTCGGCCCCGGTATTGTTCTCCCTGAATTGGGACGCGATTTGTGATGTGGGCTTACCAGCGCCAAGCGAGATTAGTAAGTTTCCTGCAGTGCAACGTGATCTTGCTGTCGTGGTGGATCAATCGGTGCCGGCGCAGACCTTGCTGGATGTGATGCTGGCACAACGCCAATCATTCGTTCGTAAGATTGAGGTCTTTGATGAGTTTCGTCCTCAAAAAGAGAGCAGCTCGATGGCGCTTCATGAGAAAAGCCTTGCCTTTCGGGTCACCCTAGTGAATGATCAAGATACACTGCAAGACAAAGAAGTGGAAACCTGTATGACCGCCTTATTGGACGCCTTAAAGAATCACTGCAAAGCGCGATTGCGTTAGCCGCAATCCGGATTTGCTATATTAGTTACTAAACCAATTTATTAGAATCAGAAAAGAGTGTCGCTATGACTGCAAATAATCAAACCGTGACCAAAAACGAACTCTCGGAAGCCTTATTTGATCAAGTTGGTCTGAATAAGCGCGAAGCAAAAGACATGATTGACGCCTTTTTTAATCGAATTGGCGAGACTCTGGAATCTGGGGTTGAGGTCAAGATCTCAGGGTTTGGTAATTTTCAGTTGCGCAATAAAACTGCACGCCCAGGACGTAATCCAAAGACGGGTGAGATGATCCCGATTGCAGCGCGACGCGTTGTCACTTTTCATGCTAGTCAGAAGCTAAAGGACGCGGTCGAGTCCCATGCTCAGAACCAAAACAGAGCTTGATTCCAAAGCGAACACGGTTTCGCTGCTTCCCCCAATCCCGAGTAAGCGGTATTTCACGATTGGCGAAGTGGGGGAGTTGTGCGGGGTAAAGCCCCATGTATTGCGCTATTGGGAGCAAGAATTCGTTCAACTGCGACCGCAAAAGCGTCGTGGTAATCGCCGCTACTACCAGCATCATGAGGTGGTCTTAATCCGTCAAATTCGTACATTATTGTACGAAGAGGGATTTACGATCAGTGGCGCAAAAAACCGATTAGACGAGAGTAAATCCACCTTACGTTTGCGCGAGGAGCTCCAAGAGGTCCTTCAGGTCTTAAGCCGCTGAGATACAATATTCGTTTCGTCGGGGCGTAGCGCAGCCTGGTAGCGTACTTGCATGGGGTGCAAGTGGTCGGAGGTTCAAATCCTCTCGCCCCGACCATCTGCATTAGAGGAATAAACCATGCATCCATTTCACTTAGCCTTTCCAGTTGATAACTTACAAGACGCGCGCGCGTTTTATGGAGGTTTGCTCGGCTGTCCTGAAGGCCGTAGCTCGGATGAATGGATTGATTTCAATTTGTTTGGTCATCAAATTGTGGCGCACTTGGCCGATGGTGAGGCAAAAAATGATGCGCACTCTGATGTGGATGGTAAAAAAGTACCTGTTCGCCATTTTGGTATCGTGCTGTCCATGCCCGAATGGGAAGCGATGGCCGATAAATTAAAAAAGGCTGGTATTGAGTTTGTGATCGAGCCCTATATTCGGTTTAAGGGCGAAGTGGGTGAGCAGGCCACCATGTTTTTCTTAGACCCCTCAGGGAATGCGATTGAGTTTAAGGCCATGGCGCATCCTGATCGCTTGTTTGCTAAATAATGAGTCAGGATTACTTTGGTTTAACCATTCCATTCTTGGATGTCTTGGGCGTAGAGCCCGAGTTTGCCAAGGATGGTCACTCTCGAATTCGCTTAAATCTCCGTCCCGAGCTTCTCAATAGTTTTCATGTGGCCCATGGCGGGGTGGTGATGACCATTTTGGATTTTGCGATGGCCGCGGCTGCGCGTAGCTCGCACGAGCATATTCTCGGGGTGATCACGATTGATATGACCACCAGTTTCTTGAGACCCTCCAAAGGCTTGCTGATTGCGGAAGGCAAGGTCCTGAAGGTGGGTAGTACTGTCAATTACTGTGAGGGCAGTATTTTTAATGAGGCAGGGCAATTGACCGCTAAATCTACTGGCAGTTTCATGCTGCGCCGAGCTAAAACTCAAGCTAGTTAAATCAAATTAGTTAAATTAATTATTCAATTCATTATTATATATTTTAGTACTTAATAATCATAAGTAATTGATTTATAAGATAAATAAATCATTTAAACTATGAATTGATTATTCACTCTAGGGTGATTAATCCAACCCATATTAATCATTTATTCAGATATAATTATTCGGTAGTAATAATGAATAATTAAAAAAGATTAATCAATAAACGATTTATTCCTTCTAAATTTTTTATTTATTACCCCTCACCATTATTTTAAAATTCAAGGGAATTATTTAATATGTCATCGTACAAAGAGTTACTTGCGCAACGTGAGAAATTGGACAGTCAGATTCAGAGCCTGATGCAGCGTGAAAAGTCTGAAGGAATTGCAAAGGCCAAAAAGATCATTGATGAATTTGGCTTAACTGCGAGTGACTTATTTGGCCGCAAGGCTGCGGGTGCCGGTAAGCGTGGTCGCCCTGCCAAAAAAGCGGCTGCTAAAAAGCGGGTAGGCAAGAAGCGCGGTAAGGTTGCTCCCAAGTATAAAAATCCTGCAACTGGAGAGACTTGGACCGGACGTGGCAAGGCCCCGAAATGGATTGCAGGCAAGGATCGCAGTAAATTTGCGATTAAGTAAATCAACTCTCCTTTACTAAAAAGCCAGTTCACTGAACTGGCTTTTTTCTTTACTCAAACACGGTATTCACTGCTTCGATAAATAATTTCTCTAATTGCTTGAAGGGCTGCTTATCACCGCTCGCACTATAGGTCATGACATTCGTCTTTTCAGGTAAGGCATTGAGCTCTTGGGTAAGCGCTTCCGTATCGCTCGTTTGCGGTTTTAAATGAACCCCATTCTCTTTGGCCATTTCCAATACACCGGGATGAAGTTGCACAAAGGCTTCGTCCACCAATAGGGGAATGCGACGTGTCTGAATATTCTTACTCAGATAATGAATTAAATGCAATTGTTCGATTGGTGGGATTAATGAATCTAAATAAATCACATCGGGATAATGCGATACGGCTTGCATCAGGCCCTCAAGGCTATCGAGGGAGTGGATTAGTTCAAAGGGAATGACCCATCCTTGAATTGCTTTTTGCATTTCATCAAGGTTCTCTTGGCGTTTAAAGACCCCTAGGGCGATATGTTGATGATGTTTGGCACGTTGCTGCATCCCCACTTTACGGCGTCGCAGCTGCTGATTGAGCGAGCTGGTGAGGATACGGCGGTGCCCACCCCGAGTTTTCCAGGCGGTTAATTCACCGAGCTCCACCATCTTTTGAACGGTTCCTAGAGAGACCTGTAGAACCTTGGCACTCTGTCGAGTGCTCAAGTAGGGCTGATTTAGATTAATGGGTTTCATGCTTTCTCCTTTTGTAAATTGGGATAGAAAGAGCATAAAAATCAATTCGATAGAGATCTGTCAGGCAGGGATGAAATGTAGGTAGGAAATTTCCTATAACTGGGTAGGGATAGGTTAGTTACCGAGTGAGTAATCCCCTAGGACTTTCACTAATTCATTGATCTTGGGGTGTTTTTTTCCCTAACCCATGCTATCCTTATGGCACATAAGGCATTTGCTTTGCGTTCTGCTAATCGGTTAAGCCGTGTCGCGGATGGTTAAAACCACAGTTTTTTTCGGGTTACCCGATGAAAGGTGAGCATCATGATGCAGTCCTATAGAGGTTCCTCATACCTCTTTGGGGGTAATGCCCCCTACGTAGAAGAACTCTACGAGTCGTATTTATTAGATCCCACATCCGTAGCACAGCATTGGCGCGATTATTTTGATAACGTCGTTCAGGTTCCAGCCGTCGATGGCTCAAATGGTCGTGATATTGCACATGCTCCCATCGTGGCATCATTTGCCGAACGCGCCAAGCAGGGTCCTATCAAAACCATTCAGGATTCAGCCGATTCCGAGATGGGCCGTAAACGCGTAGCGGTTCAGCAGCTAATTGCTGCTTATCGTAACGTCGGTAATCGCTGGGCAAATTTAGATCCCCTAAAGCGCACCGAGCGCCCCGATATTCCAGAACTTAATCCATCGTTCTATGGATTTACCGATGGCGATATGGATATCGTCTTCAATACCAGCAATACCTTCTTTGGTAAAAACCAAATGACCTTGCGCGATTTGTTACAAGCCTTGCGCGAGACCTACTGCGGCACCTTAGGCGCTGAGTTTATGTACATTGCCGACCAAAAGATCAAGAAATGGTGGCAAGAGCAATTAGAGTCGATCCGCTCAACGCCAAAGTTCACCAATGAGCAGCGTCGTCAGATCTTGGATCGCTTAACCGCCGCTGAGGGACTGGAGCGCTACCTACAAGCAAAATATGTGGGTCAAAAGCGTTTCTCACTCGAGGGTGGTGACAGCTTTATTCCCTCCATGGATGAGTTGATTCAGGGGGCAGGTAAGCGGGGCGTGCAAGAGATTGTGATTGGTATGGCTCACCGTGGTCGCTTAAATGTGTTGGTCAACGTTTTGGGTAAATCCCCCAAAGATCTCTTCGCTGAATTCGATCACACTGCACCAGAGGATTTGCCGGCCGGTGACGTGAAGTATCACCAGGGATTCTCAAGCGATATCTCAACCCCTGGCGGCCCAGTACATTTATCACTTGCCTTTAATCCATCCCATTTGGAAATTGTGAACCCTGTGGTTGAGGGTTCGGCCCGCGCACGGATGGAGCGCCGCGACGATCTCTCCGGGAGTCAGGTTTTACCGGTCTTGGTGCATGGCGATGCTGCGATTGCAGGTCAGGGCGTGATGCAAGAGACCTTGGCCTTATCAGAAGTGCGTGGCTATTCCACGGGCGGCACGGTCCATATCGTAATTAATAACCAAATTGGTTTTACAACATCCGACCCGCGTGATTTGCGTTCGAGCCTGTATTGCACCGACATCATGAAAACGATTGATGCCCCTGTACTGCATGTCAATGGCGATGACCCTGAGGCCGTAGTCCTAGCGACGCAACTCGCTTTGGAATATAGAACTCAATTTGGTAAAGATGTGGCGGTTGACATCATTTGCTTTCGCAAATTAGGTCACAACGAGCAAGATACCCCGGCGATGACTCAGCCCTATATGTATAGCATTATTGCGAAGCATCCAGGTACTCGAAAGTTATATGCTGATCGTCTCGAGGCACAAGGTGTGTTACCTGTAGGTACTGGCGATGAGATGGTCAAAGCGTTTCGTGCTGCCATGGATGAAGGTAAGCAAACGCTCGATCCGGTATTGAGTAACTTCAAAGGTAAATTTGCAGTTGATTGGTCACCGTTTTTAAACAAGAAGTGGACCGATCAGGCCGATACTGCCATTCCACTCACTGAGTGGAAGCGATTGGCGGAACGACTCACAGCCATTCCTGAAAATTTCAAAATCCACCCATTGGTGCAAAAAGTCTATACCGATCGTGCCGCGATGGGCCGTGGAGAGATCAACGTTGATTGGGGCATGGGAGAGGCGATGGCCTTCGCTTCGTTGCTCGCGAGTGGCTATCCGATTCGTTTATCGGGTGAGGATAGTGGTCGCGGTACCTTTAGCCATCGCCACTCGGTAATTCATGATCAAGAGCGTGGCAATTCCGATTCCAGTTTCATTCCTTTGCAAAATATCAGTAAAGATCAAGCACCCTTTACGGTGATCGACTCGATTCTTTCAGAAGAGGCTGTTCTTGGATTTGAATATGGCTACGCTTCAGCAGAGCCCAATACCCTTACCATTTGGGAAGCCCAGTTTGGTGACTTCGTCAACGGTGCCCAAGTCGTTATCGATCAGTTCATTGCCTCTGGTGAGGTGAAGTGGGGTCGTGTCAATGGCTTGGTAATGATGTTGCCTCATGGTTATGAGGGTCAGGGTCCAGAGCATTCCTCAGCGCGTCTAGAGCGCTTTATGCAGTTATGCGCTGACACCAATATGCAAGTAGTCCAGCCCACGACCGCATCGCAAATCTTCCACCTCTTGCGTCGCCAGATGATTCGGCAATTTAGAAAGCCGCTCATCATCATGACACCTAAATCCTTACTGCGTCACAAAGATGCTGCATCACCGCTCATCGAGTTCACCAAAGGTGAATTTCAGACCGTGATTCCAGAGCAAGATGATTCGCTTGATCCCAAAAAGGTGGAGCGCTTGATTGTGTGTTCGGGCAAGGTTTATTACGACTTAGTTAAGCAGCGTACCGATAAGAAGATTGATACCGCAGCGATCGTCCGTATTGAGCAACTGTATCCATTCCCGCACAAGGCGATCGCAAGCATCATCAAGTCTTACCCCAATCTCACTGAGTTGGTGTGGTGTCAAGATGAGCCACAAAATCAGGGCGCCTGGTTCTTTGTGCAACACAATTTGCTCGAGAACATGGGTGAGGGTATGCGCCTTGGTTATGCCGGTCGACCTGCATCGGCCTCGCCAGCAGTCGGATATGCCCATTTGCATCAGAGTCAGCAAAAGGCATTACTCACCGCGGCGTTTGCCAAACTCAAAGGATTTGTGGCCACCAAATAGGTGGTACGAACAGAACAGCGATTTAATCTAACTTATTCATAGGACACATCATGGCTTTATTTGACGTAAAGGTTCCACAACTCTCCGAATCCGTTGCAGAAGCAACTCTCTTGCAGTGGAAGAAAAAACCGGGCGATGCTGTAGCCCAAGACGAGATCTTGATTGAGATCGAAACCGACAAGGTGGTGCTCGAAGTCCCTGCCCCATCCGCAGGCGTGATGGCTGAGATTTTGGTAGCCGATGGCGGAACGGTCGTGGCCGATCAAGTGATCGCCAAGATTGATAGTGAAGGCAAGGCAACTGCGTCAGCCGCAGCCGCAGCTCCCGCGCCTGCTAAGGCCGCTGCACCAGCCCCAGCCGCTTCTGCAGACAAAGGCTCGATTGCGGCACCCTCTGCAGCCAAACTCATGGCTGAAAATAATCTAACGACCAAT encodes:
- a CDS encoding integration host factor subunit alpha, with protein sequence MTANNQTVTKNELSEALFDQVGLNKREAKDMIDAFFNRIGETLESGVEVKISGFGNFQLRNKTARPGRNPKTGEMIPIAARRVVTFHASQKLKDAVESHAQNQNRA
- a CDS encoding MerR family transcriptional regulator is translated as MLRTKTELDSKANTVSLLPPIPSKRYFTIGEVGELCGVKPHVLRYWEQEFVQLRPQKRRGNRRYYQHHEVVLIRQIRTLLYEEGFTISGAKNRLDESKSTLRLREELQEVLQVLSR
- a CDS encoding VOC family protein → MHPFHLAFPVDNLQDARAFYGGLLGCPEGRSSDEWIDFNLFGHQIVAHLADGEAKNDAHSDVDGKKVPVRHFGIVLSMPEWEAMADKLKKAGIEFVIEPYIRFKGEVGEQATMFFLDPSGNAIEFKAMAHPDRLFAK
- a CDS encoding PaaI family thioesterase, with translation MSQDYFGLTIPFLDVLGVEPEFAKDGHSRIRLNLRPELLNSFHVAHGGVVMTILDFAMAAAARSSHEHILGVITIDMTTSFLRPSKGLLIAEGKVLKVGSTVNYCEGSIFNEAGQLTAKSTGSFMLRRAKTQAS
- a CDS encoding H-NS histone family protein, with the protein product MSSYKELLAQREKLDSQIQSLMQREKSEGIAKAKKIIDEFGLTASDLFGRKAAGAGKRGRPAKKAAAKKRVGKKRGKVAPKYKNPATGETWTGRGKAPKWIAGKDRSKFAIK
- a CDS encoding helix-turn-helix domain-containing protein — encoded protein: MKPINLNQPYLSTRQSAKVLQVSLGTVQKMVELGELTAWKTRGGHRRILTSSLNQQLRRRKVGMQQRAKHHQHIALGVFKRQENLDEMQKAIQGWVIPFELIHSLDSLEGLMQAVSHYPDVIYLDSLIPPIEQLHLIHYLSKNIQTRRIPLLVDEAFVQLHPGVLEMAKENGVHLKPQTSDTEALTQELNALPEKTNVMTYSASGDKQPFKQLEKLFIEAVNTVFE
- a CDS encoding 2-oxoglutarate dehydrogenase E1 component translates to MMQSYRGSSYLFGGNAPYVEELYESYLLDPTSVAQHWRDYFDNVVQVPAVDGSNGRDIAHAPIVASFAERAKQGPIKTIQDSADSEMGRKRVAVQQLIAAYRNVGNRWANLDPLKRTERPDIPELNPSFYGFTDGDMDIVFNTSNTFFGKNQMTLRDLLQALRETYCGTLGAEFMYIADQKIKKWWQEQLESIRSTPKFTNEQRRQILDRLTAAEGLERYLQAKYVGQKRFSLEGGDSFIPSMDELIQGAGKRGVQEIVIGMAHRGRLNVLVNVLGKSPKDLFAEFDHTAPEDLPAGDVKYHQGFSSDISTPGGPVHLSLAFNPSHLEIVNPVVEGSARARMERRDDLSGSQVLPVLVHGDAAIAGQGVMQETLALSEVRGYSTGGTVHIVINNQIGFTTSDPRDLRSSLYCTDIMKTIDAPVLHVNGDDPEAVVLATQLALEYRTQFGKDVAVDIICFRKLGHNEQDTPAMTQPYMYSIIAKHPGTRKLYADRLEAQGVLPVGTGDEMVKAFRAAMDEGKQTLDPVLSNFKGKFAVDWSPFLNKKWTDQADTAIPLTEWKRLAERLTAIPENFKIHPLVQKVYTDRAAMGRGEINVDWGMGEAMAFASLLASGYPIRLSGEDSGRGTFSHRHSVIHDQERGNSDSSFIPLQNISKDQAPFTVIDSILSEEAVLGFEYGYASAEPNTLTIWEAQFGDFVNGAQVVIDQFIASGEVKWGRVNGLVMMLPHGYEGQGPEHSSARLERFMQLCADTNMQVVQPTTASQIFHLLRRQMIRQFRKPLIIMTPKSLLRHKDAASPLIEFTKGEFQTVIPEQDDSLDPKKVERLIVCSGKVYYDLVKQRTDKKIDTAAIVRIEQLYPFPHKAIASIIKSYPNLTELVWCQDEPQNQGAWFFVQHNLLENMGEGMRLGYAGRPASASPAVGYAHLHQSQQKALLTAAFAKLKGFVATK